One stretch of Carassius carassius chromosome 18, fCarCar2.1, whole genome shotgun sequence DNA includes these proteins:
- the LOC132092625 gene encoding biogenesis of lysosome-related organelles complex-1 subunit 2-like: MAATGEEAAVMDNICTTPAPPTDLKLTAEPEHRRHEPANDATENPKAKRPSNNNDGGVETAEEATEPAQPDINELCRDMFDKMAVFLQGELTATCEDYKLLESMNKLTSLKYMEMKDISINISRNLQDLNQKYASLQPYLDQINQIEEQVTALEQAAYKLDTYSKKLEAKFKKLEKR; the protein is encoded by the exons ATGGCAGCTACGGGGGAGGAGGCCGCAGTGATGGACAACATCTGCACAACACCCGCTCCTCCGACCGACCTCAAGCTCACAGCCGAGCCCGAGCACCGGAGACACGAGCCCGCAAACGATGCGACAGAGAACCCAAAAGCCAAAAGACCCAGTAATAACA ATGACGGAGGAGTGGAGACGGCAGAGGAGGCCACTGAACCCGCTCAACCTGATATCAATGAGCTCTGCAGAGACATGTTTGACAAAATGGCAGTTTTCTTACAGGGAGAGCTCACCG CAACCTGTGAGGACTACAAGCTTCTAGAGAGCATGAACAAACTCACCAGTCTGAAGTACATGGAAATGAAGGACATATCCATCAACATCAGCCGCAATCTACAAGATCTCAATCAGAAAT ATGCCAGTTTGCAGCCTTATCTGGATCAGATTAACCAGATCGAAGAGCAGGTTACGGCTTTGGAACAGGCTGCTTATAAACTAGACACATATTCTAAGAAACTAG AGGCCAAGTTTAAGAAACTGGAGAAACGGTGA